The Magnolia sinica isolate HGM2019 chromosome 9, MsV1, whole genome shotgun sequence sequence ttgacaacccttcAAATAGTGTCCGAGAATCACTCACTTTTCCTCGTTTCTTAGCTGCAGGCTCCATCCGGACAATCATTGGATCCAACGAAATGGTTTGTGGTCTCGGTCACAGGAAGTGCTGTCATTGGGCTGGGCCTGGATTAGTATCGGCCCAAAATTTAGACTGGGCCGGGATTAGTCTTGGCCCAGATTTTAAGTTGTTTCAGACTGGGTCATTGGGCCAGCTCTACTCAAAAATCTGGTTTTTCAGAtccgagcccagcccattgacacccctgctcataggggacgcggattgcgtcctacccccgcctgtctTCAGCCACGAACCGGCAGTTCCGTGGGCGGGCCCACTGTCATctatcggtttatccacgccgtccatccctcccCTCggaagatccaacgctcaagtggaccacaacaaataataagcttggttgcattaaatgcacaaagcattagaTGTCAGTAGCATTAAATGCGAGAGtcacctgtagtgtggtccacttgagcgttggatctgcctaatttttgtacttatgccttaaaatgatccgaggggAGGGATAGACGGCGCAGATAAACCGATAGATGACAGTGGGCCCGCCCgcggaactgcccgttcgtggcaaaagacgggcgggggtaggacgcaatccgcgtgaTCAGAGAGCACAGGAGCATCTTTATATACATACAGAGTTACTTTGAGAAGGACCCTAATGCAACAGAGTAAGGTCCATGATAAATGCATTTCTACCGTACACATGGCAAATAAGTGATTGGAACTGCATTGAAATGCCAAAAGCGAATTGTATATCTATCATGCATGGTCTTAgataaataatataaaacataaaaaataaaaatgacaaaAAAGCCATCCTTACTCTTAGTAGAGGTTAAGAGAGGGTATGTGTCGGATCTTGAGCCAGtcttctccctcattctctctcaCCCTTTCTTTCAATTCTTCTGGCATTTCTATCAAGTTTAATTCTTGAAGGTTGGTGAGATGTCGCATTCCATCTGGAAGCATCTTCAATCTTTTGCAGCTAATAAGTAAAGATGTAAGATTAGGCATCGCTCCTTCCTCTACTCtccactcctctaattcattGCATTCCCAAATAATCAAATCGTTGAGAAGCGGAAACCCTCCAGCAGAGAAAACCATTTCCTTTGTCACGTAAGCATCGCCACCATAACGGAGAATCCGAAGGTTGGGCAGCTTCTCCAGCGTTCCCATCGGGTCTTGCTCTAATTTGGATCCAAACAAGTGTAACTTGGTGAGGTTAGGTGGGAATTCGTGCAGATCCGGTAATTTCTCTAAGCGTCCACTCAAATCCATGTTATATAGATGGTGATGATTTGAGAAGGACTCAACAGCTGGAATGAAGCTTCCAGATCCTCCCCTTAGACACAATGATCTGAGGTGTACTAATTTAGAAATAGGACCGGATGATGCCATACGGAGATCTCCGCATATAGACAATTCTCTCAAATTGATCAGTTTCTCCAACTCATCTTCTGTCCAGCTGCCAGCACCTATGTATTTTAGAGTCTGGAGATTGCTTAAGCGATGAACTGCTGTACCTTCGCTGAATTGACATTCATATTTTACCACTAGGTGCCGTAACTGTTCCATCTTCCAAATATCAACTGGTAGCATTTTGATATTTGTTGACCATAGATTGAAAGTCTGTAAATTGGAGAGGCGGGTTATGGTGGATGGTAGATTTTTTAACTGGGGACCCACGAGACATAGGTACCTCAATTGGATTAGAGACCCAATTTCATCGGGGAGACTAGTGAGCTTTACGTACCGGAGATCCATCACCCGAAGAAATTTGAAAGCCCCGAAGAGGCTTTTCAACACCGGTGTTTCAAACTCTTCCCGCTCGTCATTGTAGCGCAACAAAGATCGGAGGCGGTTCTTCTTCTGCCCGAAATAGGCTTGTAAAATTTTCTCTGCAATGAAAACAGTTgaatggtttttttatttttatttttatttttaagttcctCTTGGTGCAAGGATTGGACTATATTGTAATCCAACTTTGCAAATTCAAGCAAATCAACGTTcctcccaaaaaaataaataaataaataaataacaaagatcGGAGGTGCAGAGTGGAGCGGTTAGAGGAGATGAACTTACGAAGGCCACCAGAAGCAGTAATTGCAAGCCGGCGTGGCTTGGTTGATGATGTAGGCGCTGTCTTCCCATACACGTCCAGAAATCTCTCCTCCTTGGCATTTGCTATGGAGAGGTCGCGTAGAAGATCATGAATATGGCATTTCCTAGCTGTTCCATTTGAATTCCTTTTCATCACCTGAATCATGCTTCTGTTGATGAGCTCTTCTACGTAATCCTCTGCAACATCCTCcagttcttcttctcctctttgctGCACAAACCCTTCAGCTATCCACAACTTAATCAAGTTGTCCACTTGAATTTCAGAGTCTTCAGGAAAAGCTCCGAAATAAAGAAAGCAGAACTTCAAGTAATAGGGTAAGTCATGGTAGCTGAGGGCCAATATGCCCgagatggcatcttcgctttCACTTAGATGCCATTTGAGACTTGTAAGCACTTTGTACCAATCATTCACTGATTTCTCTTTCCTGGATAGGACGCCTCCTATTACTGCGATAGCTAGAGGTAAACCTCCACATTCCGCAACAATCTTTCTCCCCAACTCCTCCAGATTTGCAGGGCATGGAAGAGCAAGATTTCCAGGAAGTGCTTTCTTACAGAACAATGCCCAGCTCTCACTTTTATTAAGAAAATGCATTTCATGGGGCATGCTCTGTGCATCTGCATACTTGGCTATTTCTACTTTGCGAGTGGTGAGCAGCACCCTGCTGCCCTTTTGCCTGTCTGGAAATGCAGAGACCAAACCGTTCCAAGCGTCTCTCGTCCATATATCATCAATTACCACCAGATATTTCTTCCCTTCCAAGTGATCATAGAGCTGCTTACCCAAGTCTTCCTCAGCCGTCGTCTCCCTTTCATTTCTTCCCAGAGATTTTAGAATGCTCAGGAAAATCTCTCGCAGTCGATGTTCTTGAGAAACAGACACCCAGGCATGAAAATCGAAATTCTTCTTTACATCGACGTTATTGTAAACTTTCTTAGCAAGAGTGGTCTTACCTATTCCTCCCATACCAGTGATTGAAATGACAGCACGCCGCACATCTCCTTCAATCAGCCGCCCAACCAGTGTCTCTGTCTCATCTTCAACACCAACCACATCAGCTTCCTCGGTGATGGGAGCCCTCTTCTCCCTCCATGTATAGCTTTGAtctgaagaagatgaagcttccCCGGATGCTGATATATTGTCGATGCCAAGCTCTGGTCTGTTGGACAAGATCTCATTGAGCCTTCTTTCTATGTCGCTGATCTTCTCTCCAACCTGGCGGATTGCTGGGATGTCTGTGATGCGACGAGAAAAACTTCCTAGGATTCTCATGAATCCAGCACTTGTCTCTCCTCGCTGTTGTGCAATGTTAAAGATGTAGGAGTCGATGATGTCCTCAGCATCATAGGCTACTTCTCTTATTTGGCCCACCCAACGCTTAACCACAACATTTTTTCTGCGCTTCCCATCGAAGTGCTTGAGTAAGTCACGTATTTCTTCAAGTTTTTCTTGAAGAGATGTGACCCGATCATGTACTCCTTCAAGGAAATATGCTTCCTTTGTTAGAAAATCGAGCAATTTTTGCATAACGAACTGAACAGCAATCTcagccattctctctctctctctctctctctctctctctctctctctctcttcttcagaAGTCTCTGTGTCTAAAGCAAGCCTTTCATCAACTCCtttgaaaggaagaaggaaatatCTCCGTAAAAAAGCAAAAGCAAAGGCGCTCAATTATTTTGCCTTCTGCTTTAGCAAAAAAAGCAAAGGCACTCCCATTGAAATAGGGAATGGAATCTTTGAAAATTCATTGTTGTATCAATGTGACTGGACACATCCAACTTTATACAGCTTAAAACGCAATTCCACAGGTCTACTGTGTTGTGGGCGATCAATGACCAccgtttcttatagtgtggtccatttaagatttggattatCTCGTGTTTAAATTCATTCCCTAAAATGgcctagcaaaatagatgaacggagtagatgtaacacatatatctgTGTGGCCCAATCATCCTGCAGCCAAGCACTAGAGAGAATCCGCGTCCGTAATCCCCGCGGCTGTAATAGTTCAAAAGAGTTAATAATGCAAATGTTGGTGACTTGACATTGAGAAAAGACGTTCGGAATATAATACTTAGGCAGCACGTGACACTTCATACTCAGCTACTAATAAATTATGTGATATACCTTAGCTCATGGTAAAACAACTAGACTGTGAAACTCACCCCATTAACTCACGGTCAGAAATTCCTATTGTTTGAAGGATTGCAATCTCAGATTCGTGAACATGTGCGTGTTGAAAGACAACTATTTTATTTATCAATTtggaaccgtccaataaatgttcaccgGTCTAAGATGAAAATAATAGCATAAGCTTATTTCTTTTactcatgatatatctaaacaaTGAGGTTGTTGTTGATAGGGTTTTTTCTACAGGCACAACTGGTCGTGAGCTTCACTCGATCTATTGAAACCCCCGAGTCGCAGGTACCTCAATTGGATTAGAGACCCAATTTCATGGGGAGACTAGTGAGAGCTACCTTGCGGAGATCCATCACCCAAAGAAATTTGAAAGCGCTGAAGAAGCTTTTCGACACCGATGTTTCAATCTCTTCCCACTATTAATTGAAGTGCAACATAGAGCAGAGGTGTAGGGTGGAGCGGTTAGAGGAGATGAACTTACCAACGCCACCAAAAGCAGTAATTGCAAGCCGGCGTGGCTTGGTTGGCAATGTAGGCGCTGTCTTCCCATACACGTCCAGAAATCTCTCCTCCTTGGCGTTTGCTATTGAGAGGTCGTGTAGAAGATCATGAATACGGCATTTCATAACTGTTCCATTCGAATTCCTTTACGCCACCTGAATCATGCTTCTGTTGATGAGCTCTTCCACAAAATCCTCTGCAACATCCTCcagttcttcttctcctctttactGCACAAACCCTTCAGCTATCCACAACTTAATCAAGTCGtccacttcaatttcaaaatcttCAGGAAAAGCTCCGAAATAAAGAAAGCAGAACTTTAAGTAATAGGGTAAGTCATGGTAACTAAGGGCCAATATGTCGGAGATCATCGCATCTTCGCTTTCATTTAGCTGCCATCAGAGACTTGTTAGCACCTTGTACCACTCATTCACCGATTTCACTTTCGTTGATAGGACGCCTCCTATTACCTCAATAGCTAGAGGTAAACCTTTACATTTCGCAACAATCTTTCTCCCCAACTCCTCCAAAATTTAGAAGGCATGGAGGAGAAAGATTTCCAGGAAGTGCTTTCTTACAGAACAATGCCCAGCTATCACTTTCATTAAGAAAATGCATTTTATGGGGCGTGCTCTGTGCATCTGCATACTTAGATATTTCTTCCTTGCGAGTGGTAAGCAGCACCCTGCTACCCTTTTGCCTATTTGGAACTGCAGAGACCAAACCATTCCAAGCCTCTCTAGTCCATATATCATCAATTACCACCAGATATTTCTTCCCTTCCAAGCTCTCATATAGCTGCTTACGCAAGTCTTCCTCAGGCGTAGTCTCCCTTTCATCTTGTCCAAGAGATTTTACAATGCTCAAGAAAATCTCTCGCAGTTGATGTTCTTGAGACATAGACACCCAGGCATGAAAATCGAAATTCTTCTTTACATCGATGTTATTGTATACTTTCTTAGCGAGAGTAGTCTTACCTATTCCTCCCATACCAGTGATCGAAATGACAGCACGCCGCGCATCTCCTTCAATCAACCGCCCCACCAGTGTCTTTGTCTCATCTTCAACACCAACCACAACAGCTTCCTCGGCGATGGGAACCCTCTTCTCCCTTGACGTCTGGCTTGGATTTGAGGAAGACGAAGCTTCTCCACATCCTAGTATATTGTTGATGCCATAATCTGATCTGTTGGATGAGATCTCGTTGAGCCTTCTTTCTATGTCACCGATCTCCTTTCCAATCTTGTGGATGAGAAGGAGATCTTTGATGCAATAAGCAAAACTTCGTGTGCATCCCATGAATCCAGCACTTGTCTCTCTTCCTTGATTTTGAATGTTAAAGATGTAGGAGTTGATGACGTACGTCCTCAGCATCATAAGCTGCTTCTCTTATTTGGGCCACCCAAACCTTAACTCTTGTTGGAGAAAGGGCACTCAAACACTGCAAAAGAGAGAATTGGGCAGAAATATACTCAAATAGTTTTTGCTAAATGCACTTTAGTCATAACCCACGATGCCTTTAAATAGGCATTACATGTTAACTAAAAAACAACAAAGATGTCGAAATAATTGGCACTAACACCAACGTGTTTGCAACTGAATAGAAAATTAAGGAGCAAATACTAACAAACTTAGACCAAATTAATAACAGCAAAAAGGCTATTGTCAATTTTGAATCACCCTTTCAACACTCTCCCTTGATTCGAAATTGCACACACCAATCAATGATCTGAAGTAGATATACTTTTGACATGGAAGAACTTTTGTGAATATATCCGCTGCTTGCTTTTATCTGTTTTtggtatgtcttcacatggttttagatggtatggcccacccgagctcCATTtaaggatgatttttgagatatacaGTAAACTAAAGGGAACCcataaatgcatggtgttgatgttgtacacacatcacggtggggcccacacagctcgacctcaggaGAAGTTTCCATGAGGGTGACCTCATAgttccttatagtaccatttccatatatatatatatatatatatatatatatatatatatatatatatatatatatatatatatatatatcgctgCACGACTCACTTGCGAACACGGACTACCTACGattagaactcatcatatctaatGAGTctagaaaatctgaacggtccacatgaagcagaacctcataaagCCTCCTACTACCaaattttactttgaaccaaaacttcggtgggccataaaaatgcaaacagtttcttcccttgatttgaatttctcttttctatggcccaccagaatcttagatcagggtgaaaattcaccccctaaggtttcatgggattcctcatcttatggaccgttcggattcgacacccatgacacgtgtcaaaggtgcgcacgtgcataggtgggcatgcctatatatatatatatatatatatatatagtctcttATAATTTAACATACTATCAAAGTTAGGGTTCTGATCAACTGTACCCACTTGACCATCATCACCGGCCTGCCCTTGTCATGGCATTCGCTCGTGACATTACCATTGTCCATGCAAAAGACACCACCCAAATCCATCACTTATGCAATTCATACACTGTCATTGTCATTGGGGCTAGGTCACCAACTTATGCTCACTAGAATACCCACATTTAAAATCATAAATATAGATGCTGATACAATGGCTATTTACCGTGCCTGTCACAGGGGTGATATCAGCTTCATTAGAAGGAGAAGACATGAATCAGATTGTCGTTATTGGCAACGAAGTCGATTCTTTCGTTTTGATAAAGATGCTTAGAAAGAAGATTGGTTTCCGGAGCTTATTTGTCTTGGTCCGGTTGAAGAGAAGGAAACAAAGTCCAAGGAAACAAAGCCAGAGTCGGGCAGTGAAATAATGGCTCAACCGTCAATCTGCGCTTACCCATCAAGTGCACCACCCCTTTATCCATACGAGGCCGGCAGCAGTCGTGGATGACCCTTTTTATTCAACCATGTGATAATAATGAAAATGGCAAGAAAGTGCTAAGGAGATTTGTGCAAGACCGTTAataatggtctctctctctcttttttatttttttatttttatttttatttttaatttttttaggggCATTTGCAACTGTGGGATCTAGTCATTCATTGGTTGGCGGGTAGAACTATCTGGTTGGATGCACATGTATGATGGACATGAACCATGCATGATTTTATTTCTAGCTGTTCATTTTTCTCATGCATGCATCCAAGCCGATAGTGAATATCGTGTTTCCCAACTGATATATGAGCCGGATATTGCACATTTGTGTCACGAAGTACATTTCTTCTTAGCTTATCTGAGTAAAATATGTAATGTGACGTGTCGTTACGAATATAAGTGTGCAACGTTGCTAATAACGCTTAAGAAAAGTCTAGATAATAATCAAGCTTCTTATTACTTAGATGATATAACAGACGAAATCCATACCCCATACCGTCCATTAGGTGTGCAGACACATTTTCACCTTGAATCCTAAAAGATCAGTCTGATTCAAGGCTTAGGTGGGAAAAACCACAAGGAACCGTgttaaatcatgcctaaaaccaccAAATTCACTTGCTGTATCGTACATGAGTCTTGAAATATCCTGATTTTCAAGGCGTCCTTGTGGGATGTACCAGATGAATGTATAGGATGACGTATATATACAGAAAGGTGTAAATCACACAATATTTGGACAATTGTAATGATGGGAGTCCACGTCTTAACTGATCTGTGTACACCACCTAAGTTGAatcggcttgatttttgggactcAATCAAACGGAGgggtgcacctgatggatggagtcgatctcatccacatgaagtcATTTCATCCGCGTAAGTGAATGTTGTTGTGGGTAGAAATGGACCAGCCAATAAGATAAGGTCAGGTCGTACATCTATACGCACCGTAAAGTTACTCAACAACGGTTACAATGAAGACCCCAACCCGAGTAGGAAAGCAGCTCCAGTTCAGCCATGGTAAAGACCTTAGCTCCATCCCCGACCTAAGTAGGAAAGCAGCTCGGCTTCGACAGTTTAGGACAGGTTGGCAGATCGACCATCCACTTAACGCCAAAGGAAAATACAACCTTGATTTATCAAAGAATCCAGGTCGATGAACTGATATCCAAAACAACGGTATAGATCACCTCGGATTCTCCACCTCGGCTCCCCATCGCATGCTTCCGCTAGTTCCGACATGCACCGGACCGATTCTATCCAAAACCCTAGCCGAGGGTTTTCGAAGTCGATTACAACACGAATATCTCCAAGATCTCGGCCGAAGATCTCAGGAGATATTCGGGGTATTCTCGGATATATACAAATCCAACTTGGGATCCGTATCCTACTACAATGCACTCTTACTAAACATGGAAGATCCATTTACACCATCGCatctcctcacctataaataaggacacccctaatggtgaaaggtacacacaatcttAAGTCAAAATTCCTATTTACGACTAGACCTAGCTTCcctacttgacttaggcatcggagggtgcCCTGTCGAagccagggtctcatttgtctGTTCTTTGTGCAGATATTCAGAGATTCGAAAAAAGTTAcccaaatttctgcatcaacaaaagTCATTACCATGCAAGAAGGCAAGCATTTTAGGCATGATTAACAATATGGCTTGATAGAGTTGTTACCTTGCCAGGCTACTTTGAAAACTGAGACACTATACACCATtcgtggtggggcccaacacatgaaCTGTTTCATTCTCGACCATACATACAGTGGCCCTGTCATGCAACATACTAAATAGGCATGAAgttggccattcaatcaccaaaccctatatatatatatatatatatatatatatatatagagagagagagagagagagagagagagaggcatgctcacctatgcacctacgcacatgcgcacctttgcacacgtgtcatgggtgtcgaattcgaatggtccataagatgcggaatcccatgaaaccttacgGGTTGAATTTGCACCCTGATTTAAGATTCTGGTGTACCATAGctaagagaaattcaaatcaagggaagaaactatttgtatttttcatgacccactaaagttttggttcaaagtaaaaattggtaccaaggGGTTTCAAGAGGttttgcttcatgtggaccgtttagattctCGAGACTCATcaaatatgatgagttctcaaaaaagttcgtatgt is a genomic window containing:
- the LOC131255980 gene encoding disease resistance protein RPP8-like; the protein is MAEIAVQFVMQKLLDFLTKEAYFLEGVHDRVTSLQEKLEEIRDLLKHFDGKRRKNVVVKRWVGQIREVAYDAEDIIDSYIFNIAQQRGETSAGFMRILGSFSRRITDIPAIRQVGEKISDIERRLNEILSNRPELGIDNISASGEASSSSDQSYTWREKRAPITEEADVVGVEDETETLVGRLIEGDVRRAVISITGMGGIGKTTLAKKVYNNVDVKKNFDFHAWVSVSQEHRLREIFLSILKSLGRNERETTAEEDLGKQLYDHLEGKKYLVVIDDIWTRDAWNGLVSAFPDRQKGSRVLLTTRKVEIAKYADAQSMPHEMHFLNKSESWALFCKKALPGNLALPCPANLEELGRKIVAECGGLPLAIAVIGGVLSRKEKSVNDWYKVLTSLKWHLSESEDAISGILALSYHDLPYYLKFCFLYFGAFPEDSEIQVDNLIKLWIAEGFVQQRGEEELEDVAEDYVEELINRSMIQVMKRNSNGTARKCHIHDLLRDLSIANAKEERFLDVYGKTAPTSSTKPRRLAITASGGLQKILQAYFGQKKNRLRSLLRYNDEREEFETPVLKSLFGAFKFLRVMDLRYVKLTSLPDEIGSLIQLRYLCLVGPQLKNLPSTITRLSNLQTFNLWSTNIKMLPVDIWKMEQLRHLVVKYECQFSEGTAVHRLSNLQTLKYIGAGSWTEDELEKLINLRELSICGDLRMASSGPISKLVHLRSLCLRGGSGSFIPAVESFSNHHHLYNMDLSGRLEKLPDLHEFPPNLTKLHLFGSKLEQDPMGTLEKLPNLRILRYGGDAYVTKEMVFSAGGFPLLNDLIIWECNELEEWRVEEGAMPNLTSLLISCKRLKMLPDGMRHLTNLQELNLIEMPEELKERVRENEGEDWLKIRHIPSLNLY
- the LOC131255328 gene encoding disease resistance protein RPP13-like; the protein is MGCTRSFAYCIKDLLLIHKIGKEIGDIERRLNEISSNRSDYGINNILGCGEASSSSNPSQTSREKRVPIAEEAVVVGVEDETKTLVGRLIEGDARRAVISITGMGGIGKTTLAKKVYNNIDVKKNFDFHAWVSMSQEHQLREIFLSIVKSLGQDERETTPEEDLRKQLYESLEGKKYLVVIDDIWTREAWNGLVSAVPNRQKGSRVLLTTRKEEISKYADAQSTPHKMHFLNESDSWALFCKKALPGNLSPPCLLNFGGVGEKDCCEM